The following nucleotide sequence is from Nitratidesulfovibrio termitidis HI1.
CAGCGAGGACAGGGACCACAACGGCTTCGACAGGGACGGCTGGGGGCCTGTCTAGGCAGGCTGGCATGGGCGGCGGAAGGCAGGACCATGGGAAGGTACGGAACGCCAGCTGGCCGAATGGCGCCGCCGCCCAAGCCGCTGGCCGCAGCGGGTCGTTCCCGGTTGCCCCCGAATCGCTCCCCCAGTCGCCCCCCAGTCGCCCCTGCCACTTCCCGGCCCCCCCCGCCGATACCCAGCGACAGCCCGCCGGTATGGACCATGCCCGTGGCGGAAATTTTTCCGCCACGGGCAACCCGGCGTCACCATGCACACCTTTCGGCAGGGTCCGGCGGCACGGTGCAAGCGCCCCGGAAAAATAATGGAGGGTTGGCGACGGCAGCCGTACCAAAAGTATAGTCGGTCATGCGTCACCGGCGTTCCGCTGGGTGAACGCCGGGCGCAACCGCAAGGAGCGATCCATGAAGGAACCCATGCCCGGCCTGGTGACCTGTACCTTCTGCGGACGCAGCTTCGATGCGTCACCGGAGCAACATCAACGCGAACTGCGCCCCCTGCATGACGAACACTTCTGCCTCGACTGCGCCTGCCACGCCGACCCTGCCATCCTGGCCGTGATCGGTGAAGACCGCCTGCTGGACATCATCGAAAACTGGTACGGATAGCGGGACCATCCGCCTGCCGGGTTCCACCGGTCAACCGTCCGGCCCTTGCATCGGGGACGGGCGGGGTCTTGGGGCACGTCCGCAAGACGCGTGCGGCGAAGCTCCCGGTACGTCCGGCGTGGTCGGCGTGGTCGGCTACCGGTTCAGCTCCGGCATCGGCGGCGGATTCGGGCAGGGTTCAGCGCCGGGGCTCCAGGCGCAGCCCCACGGGTTCGCCCACGCTGGCCAGCAGGCAGGTTATCCGCACGGGCCGGGGCACCCCGTCCGGGGGGGTCAACACGCCGTCCATGCGCAGGATGGTGGACACGTAATGTCCGTCCACTACGCCGTCATGGCGCTCCATGGTGGCGCGCCCGTCATTGATGAAGGACAGGCTGGAAGGCGAGCCATACTGGCTGGCCAGTTCGATCTGGGCGTAGGCCAGGCAGACGTCCAGATCCTGGTCGGAAACTTCCGCGCGGGCGGCGGGCGCCACCGCGCCGGCAAGCGCCCCGGCCAGCACAAGAGTGCACAACAAGCGGGTCATGGCCTCTCGCGCCGCACCAGGCGCGCGGCGCGTACGCCCCCACAAGGCGGCCTTGCCGCTCGCCGCCGTGAAAGCGGTCAACAGTATTGCAGTGGCGTTTCGCATGGCAGCCTCGCAACGGGGAGATGGCACGCGTGACCGGCGCTTCCGGTCGGGCCCCCGTTGGCCACGGACCGGACCTGACGTCCAGGCATGATGCCGCGCCTGATGCCCCCTGATACAGGGCCCGATGCCAATCCTGATGCAGGGCACCGCCGGGTCACTCACCATGCATGGGTACGGAACCATGCCCGTACCGGCTGCATATCCAGATGATGGGGCGCGGCGGCATCCCGGTCAACCCGCATTCCGGGCCGGAGTTGCCCGCCATTTCAGGTCGGGGGCCCGCCTTTCTGGAATGCCGGGCCGACGCTACTTGCAGATGCCTTCCCGCCTGGCGGATTCCATGCCCGTGCAGTCGCCGTTGGAACAGCCCTTGTCGAAATCCGCGCAGGCGGCGGCGATATCGTCCTCCGCCAGTTCCACCGCCGCCCGGTAGTTCCAGGCCCGGTGCTGTGCGGAATCCAGTTCCAGAGACCGTGTCAGATCCTTGCGGGCGCCCATTCCGTTGCCCATGCGGAAGGCCACCAGGCCGCGCCAGGCATAGTTTTCCGCCGAGGGATGCGCCCGCACGGCACGGGTCAGGTCGTCGAACGCCTCGTCCCACAGGCTCATTTCGCTGTAGGCAAGCCCGCGCCGGGCATAGGCCTGCCAGTAATCAGGCTGAAGTTCGATGGCCTTGTTCAGGTAGGCCACGGCCTTTTCCGGCTCGGTGCAGGTTTCGCCGCCCTTCCACAGCACATGGGCCATGGCGAAGAACTTCTCCGCCTCCGGGTTGACCTTTCCGGAAACCCCCATGGGGTTGTATGGTTTCAGCGGCTCCTGCGAGGCGCAACCCCACAGGGAGAACGCCAGGAGCAACAGCACCCCGAAAAACAGCATCCTGACCGGGGCCGGGGTACGCGCGTCGAAAGAACCTGCG
It contains:
- a CDS encoding tetratricopeptide repeat protein, with the translated sequence MPFTLFRTATSAGSFDARTPAPVRMLFFGVLLLLAFSLWGCASQEPLKPYNPMGVSGKVNPEAEKFFAMAHVLWKGGETCTEPEKAVAYLNKAIELQPDYWQAYARRGLAYSEMSLWDEAFDDLTRAVRAHPSAENYAWRGLVAFRMGNGMGARKDLTRSLELDSAQHRAWNYRAAVELAEDDIAAACADFDKGCSNGDCTGMESARREGICK